The following coding sequences lie in one Notolabrus celidotus isolate fNotCel1 chromosome 6, fNotCel1.pri, whole genome shotgun sequence genomic window:
- the mafb gene encoding transcription factor MafB, with translation MASELAMSNSDLPTSPLAMEYVNDFDLMKFEVKKEPVEPDRSISQCSRLVAGGSLSSTPMSTPCSSVPPSPSFSAPSPGSGSEQKAHLEDFYWMTGYQQQLNPEALGFSPEDAVEALISSSHQLQTFDGYARGQQFGGAAGPGGAMAGEEMGSAAAVVSAVIAAAAAQNGNPHHHHHHHHHHHQGAHHPSSGSQSGGGAGGNHQHLRLEDRFSDEQLVTMSVRELNRQLRGVSKEEVIRLKQKRRTLKNRGYAQSCRYKRVQQRHVLEGEKTQLIQQVDHLKQEISRLARERDAYKEKYEKLISTGFRENGGSASDNNPSSPEFFM, from the coding sequence ATGGCATCAGAGCTGGCAATGAGCAACTCCGACCTGCCCACCAGTCCCCTGGCCATGGAATATGTTAATGACTTCGATCTGatgaagtttgaagtgaaaAAGGAGCCGGTGGAGCCCGATCGCAGCATCAGCCAGTGCAGCCGCCTGGTCGCCGGGGGATCCCTGTCTTCCACCCCGATGAGCACGCCTTGCAGCTCGGTTCCCCCCTCTCCAAGCTTCTCGGCGCCCAGTCCGGGATCAGGGAGCGAACAGAAGGCGCACTTGGAGGATTTCTACTGGATGACCGGCTACCAACAGCAATTGAACCCCGAGGCTCTGGGCTTTAGCCCAGAGGACGCCGTAGAGGCGTTGATCAGCAGCAGTCACCAGCTCCAGACCTTCGATGGCTATGCCAGGGGGCAGCAGTTCGGCGGCGCAGCCGGGCCAGGGGGCGCCATGGCCGGGGAGGAGATGGGATCAGCGGCCGCCGTGGTGTCCGCGGTTATTGCTGCAGCCGCAGCTCAGAACGGGAatccccaccaccaccaccatcaccaccaccaccaccaccaaggGGCACACCACCCCTCCTCCGGGTCTCAGTCCGGCGGTGGCGCAGGGGGAAACCACCAGCACCTGCGCCTGGAGGATCGCTTCTCGGACGAGCAGCTGGTGACCATGTCGGTGCGGGAACTGAACCGACAGCTCCGGGGGGTCAGCAAGGAAGAGGTGATTCGGctgaaacagaagaggaggacaCTAAAGAACAGAGGCTATGCCCAGTCCTGCCGCTACAAGCGGGTCCAGCAGCGGCACGTCCTGGAGGGGGAGAAGACGCAGCTCATACAGCAGGTGGACCACCTCAAGCAGGAGATTTCCCGGCTGGCCAGGGAGAGGGACGCCTACAAAGAGAAATACGAGAAGCTCATCAGCACCGGCTTCCGAGAAAACGGAGGCTCCGCTAGCGACAACAACCCCTCATCCCCGGAGTTTTTCATGTGA